One segment of Fructilactobacillus hinvesii DNA contains the following:
- a CDS encoding Xaa-Pro dipeptidyl-peptidase, with protein sequence MKINQFAQRRDVSLQQMQQELAAVGFSSTSNQPKQLLWHFLQRTHWQLQSKAALLDHLSQFLATPTTTMQQFFTGPSALTTNIFTLLGLELLGFQAGTDFQTETPQASWQKLGLAPLPAITDAATLQRAWYQLLTTHTPTALTYLDLLASQGYFNQPQFDHHHPLYFNGKAQAVFNVRDFHYETVFVETDFDSDGDGQNDLLKVEITRPDAVNPVPAVYTASPYDQGVNETLGEQLTHDVNVDLQPKPTSHFQPQAPTPLKPGQNHPVHGHTNQATLPHDPHPGYTLNDFLLPRGFASVYAAGIGTIDSDGLQTCGDPYQTASTIAVIEWLHGERRAFTNRTDGITVKADWCNGSVGMTGRSYLGTLAIAAATTGVPGLKTIIPEAAISSWYDYYRENGLVVAPGGFQGEDADVLAGETFSRSLRSGDELRTKTAFKDQLIQLQTGQDRETGNYNQFWDDRNYRNHDQRVRADVLLVHGLNDWNVKLSNAGRFWQDIQKLPISKKLILHQGQHMYLNAFPSVDYSDIVNLWLSNKLAGVKNEAAQLLPEVLVQDNVAPETWKAQPNWLTQAATTHPVRFNHDHWTQAYDSTQFAVFCKHPDHWETQLLDFSNPQLDSHRTVAQLDLNQDLTINGTVRLDVNVSSDQPVGLVSAILLDVGSARRLQPAPTVSAPRGLPLGYQWYQDDIREFQLEKFPSDHKIISRVHLNLQNRTSPATTEPLELGQFYPLHLAFQPVYYHLPKNRQLAVVLYATDFLMTTRGNQPINYHLQPALAHLQLPQQ encoded by the coding sequence ATGAAAATCAACCAATTTGCCCAACGCCGTGACGTTTCTTTGCAACAGATGCAACAAGAACTCGCAGCAGTCGGCTTTTCCTCCACCAGTAACCAACCCAAACAACTGTTGTGGCATTTTTTACAACGAACACACTGGCAATTGCAGAGTAAAGCGGCGCTATTAGACCACCTTAGTCAATTTTTAGCAACTCCCACGACCACCATGCAACAATTTTTCACGGGTCCTAGCGCACTGACGACTAATATTTTTACCTTACTGGGCCTGGAACTCCTCGGCTTTCAAGCCGGAACTGACTTTCAAACGGAAACACCGCAAGCCAGTTGGCAAAAGCTAGGCTTAGCCCCGCTTCCCGCCATTACGGATGCAGCAACATTACAACGAGCCTGGTACCAATTACTGACCACCCACACCCCCACGGCCCTAACTTACTTAGATCTCTTGGCCAGTCAGGGTTACTTTAACCAACCCCAGTTTGACCATCACCACCCGCTTTATTTTAACGGAAAGGCGCAAGCCGTTTTTAACGTGCGGGACTTTCACTACGAAACGGTTTTTGTAGAAACCGACTTTGATTCAGATGGCGACGGTCAAAACGACCTTTTAAAGGTGGAAATTACCCGGCCCGATGCTGTTAATCCGGTCCCAGCTGTCTACACTGCTTCTCCATATGACCAGGGAGTAAACGAAACGTTAGGGGAACAACTAACCCACGACGTAAACGTGGACCTCCAACCAAAACCCACGAGCCACTTTCAGCCCCAAGCACCAACTCCACTGAAACCCGGTCAAAATCATCCGGTCCATGGGCACACGAATCAGGCGACGTTACCTCATGATCCCCATCCGGGTTACACATTAAATGACTTTTTACTCCCCCGAGGATTTGCCAGCGTGTACGCTGCCGGAATTGGAACCATCGACTCCGACGGACTGCAAACTTGTGGTGACCCTTACCAAACCGCCAGTACCATTGCCGTGATTGAATGGCTGCATGGCGAGCGGCGAGCCTTCACCAATCGCACCGATGGAATTACGGTTAAAGCGGACTGGTGTAATGGTTCCGTCGGCATGACCGGCCGTTCCTACCTCGGAACCTTGGCCATCGCTGCGGCCACAACCGGAGTGCCCGGTCTCAAAACGATTATCCCCGAAGCAGCAATTTCTTCTTGGTACGATTACTACCGTGAAAACGGGTTGGTCGTGGCCCCCGGTGGCTTTCAGGGTGAAGACGCCGATGTGTTAGCCGGTGAAACCTTTTCGCGCAGTCTTAGATCCGGAGACGAATTACGCACTAAAACTGCCTTTAAAGACCAATTAATCCAGCTGCAAACGGGTCAAGATCGTGAAACTGGTAATTATAACCAGTTCTGGGACGACCGCAATTACCGCAACCACGATCAACGGGTTCGAGCCGACGTCTTGTTAGTCCATGGTCTAAACGACTGGAACGTGAAGCTGAGCAATGCCGGTCGTTTCTGGCAGGACATCCAAAAGCTCCCCATTAGTAAGAAGTTAATCCTCCACCAGGGCCAGCACATGTACCTCAATGCCTTTCCGTCTGTCGACTACTCAGACATTGTGAATCTCTGGCTCAGTAACAAGTTGGCGGGCGTCAAAAATGAGGCCGCTCAGCTCCTGCCAGAGGTCCTCGTCCAAGACAACGTGGCTCCCGAAACCTGGAAAGCTCAGCCGAATTGGTTAACTCAAGCAGCAACGACCCATCCGGTGCGCTTTAACCACGACCACTGGACCCAGGCTTACGACTCAACCCAATTTGCTGTATTTTGTAAGCATCCGGACCACTGGGAAACCCAGCTACTGGATTTTAGCAACCCGCAATTAGATTCCCATCGCACCGTTGCTCAGCTGGACCTAAACCAGGACCTTACCATCAACGGAACGGTTCGCTTGGACGTTAACGTCAGCAGTGACCAACCGGTCGGACTGGTGAGTGCAATCCTATTAGATGTTGGTTCAGCACGTCGATTACAACCAGCACCCACTGTTTCTGCTCCGCGGGGCTTACCACTCGGCTATCAGTGGTATCAAGATGATATTCGTGAGTTCCAACTAGAAAAATTCCCCAGTGACCACAAAATCATTTCCAGAGTCCACCTTAACCTCCAAAATCGCACGAGTCCCGCCACAACGGAACCGCTGGAACTAGGGCAATTTTACCCATTACACCTCGCTTTTCAACCGGTTTACTACCACTTACCAAAGAACCGGCAGTTAGCCGTCGTTTTGTATGCCACTGACTTTTTGATGACCACTCGGGGTAATCAACCAATCAATTATCACCTGCAACCGGCCCTCGCTCACTTACAGCTCCCCCAGCAGTAA
- a CDS encoding aminotransferase class I/II-fold pyridoxal phosphate-dependent enzyme, producing the protein MVNLKNEIKANVLKTRLSDIYGFSEQLAQIKDLVSLTIGEPDFPTPEHVKKAGMAAIAADESHYTATWGRIATRMAASRYLKNRYDLDYDPKTQLVITNGVTEAMYATLATFVGKGDEVLLPTPAFPVYDSLVELNEGKLVEINTQPDGFLLTPERLQATLAAHPRAKVLIVNFPSNPTGRSYSTDQIQALADVIKRTDLVVVSDEIYSELTYTGRHVSLARYLPEQTILFNGLSKSHAMTGWRIGVAAGPAAVMTEIAKVRELMSTSVMTAAQVAAEEAFGNGMDDAASMRAEYERRRDYVYNEFTRLGFACEKPQGAFYLFAKIPERFHLSSAAFCQDVAKTVKVGMIPGSSFGAGGEGYVRVSYATSMSNLEEAVRRLQVYCDQH; encoded by the coding sequence ATGGTAAACCTAAAGAATGAAATTAAAGCTAACGTGTTAAAAACCCGGTTATCGGATATTTATGGGTTTAGTGAACAACTAGCCCAGATAAAAGATCTGGTGTCTTTGACCATCGGAGAACCGGATTTTCCGACTCCAGAACACGTGAAGAAAGCCGGAATGGCGGCAATTGCAGCTGATGAGAGTCACTACACCGCTACCTGGGGGCGGATTGCTACCCGGATGGCAGCATCACGATACCTAAAAAATCGGTATGACCTAGATTACGATCCGAAAACCCAGCTGGTGATTACCAATGGGGTGACGGAAGCAATGTATGCGACGTTAGCAACCTTCGTGGGGAAGGGCGACGAAGTTCTATTGCCAACGCCGGCTTTTCCGGTTTACGATTCGTTAGTGGAACTAAACGAAGGAAAACTGGTGGAAATCAACACGCAACCAGATGGCTTTTTGCTGACGCCCGAACGATTACAAGCTACGTTAGCCGCTCATCCCCGGGCGAAGGTTTTAATTGTCAATTTTCCATCGAATCCAACGGGGCGGAGCTATTCAACAGACCAGATTCAGGCGCTGGCGGATGTGATTAAAAGGACCGATTTGGTGGTGGTTAGTGATGAAATTTACAGCGAATTGACGTACACCGGGCGTCACGTTTCGTTGGCTCGGTATTTACCGGAGCAGACAATTTTGTTTAACGGGTTGTCGAAATCGCATGCGATGACCGGCTGGCGGATTGGAGTAGCCGCCGGACCAGCAGCGGTGATGACTGAGATTGCGAAAGTGCGCGAATTGATGTCGACCTCCGTGATGACCGCTGCCCAAGTAGCCGCTGAAGAAGCCTTTGGTAACGGGATGGATGACGCCGCTTCCATGCGGGCAGAATACGAACGCCGGCGAGATTACGTTTACAACGAATTTACGCGGTTAGGCTTTGCGTGTGAGAAACCGCAGGGAGCCTTTTATCTCTTTGCAAAGATTCCAGAGCGCTTCCATTTGAGTAGTGCTGCCTTTTGTCAAGACGTGGCCAAGACGGTGAAGGTCGGGATGATTCCTGGATCAAGTTTTGGGGCCGGAGGCGAAGGCTACGTGCGGGTAAGTTACGCCACCAGCATGAGTAATTTGGAAGAAGCCGTTCGTCGACTACAAGTTTATTGTGACCAACATTAA
- a CDS encoding L-lactate dehydrogenase, whose product MTKKHQKVVLVGDGAVGSSYAFAMVQQALAEEFVIVDINKDRTEGDAMDLEDAIPFTANKNIYSGDYPDCKDADLVVITAGAPQKPGETRLDLVNKNLKILSSIVKPVVDSGFDGIFLVAANPVDILTYATQKLSGFPKEKVIGSGTSLDTSRFRVAVAKKFDIDPASVEAYIMGEHGDSEFADIDEASVGNVPLLKYAADRGVSKDTLLELEDDTRNKAYQIINKKGATFYGVGTALMRISRAILRNENAVLPVGAPMDGQYGLNDIYIGTPAVVNAHGIADVLEVQLSEEEQTKMAASAKTLKETAEKGMQETGLA is encoded by the coding sequence ATGACTAAGAAACACCAAAAAGTTGTTTTAGTTGGAGACGGAGCCGTAGGTTCATCTTACGCCTTTGCCATGGTTCAACAAGCACTTGCTGAAGAATTCGTGATTGTTGATATCAATAAGGATCGGACCGAAGGAGACGCCATGGACTTGGAAGATGCCATTCCATTCACGGCCAACAAGAACATCTACTCCGGTGACTACCCTGACTGTAAGGATGCCGATTTGGTTGTCATTACAGCTGGTGCTCCCCAAAAGCCTGGTGAAACTCGGTTAGACTTAGTTAACAAAAACCTCAAGATTTTATCTTCCATCGTAAAACCAGTCGTTGATTCTGGTTTTGACGGAATCTTCTTGGTGGCCGCTAACCCTGTAGACATCTTGACTTATGCCACCCAAAAGCTTTCCGGCTTCCCGAAGGAAAAGGTCATTGGTTCTGGAACTTCTCTTGATACTAGCCGGTTCCGCGTTGCCGTTGCCAAAAAGTTTGACATCGATCCGGCCAGCGTAGAAGCTTATATCATGGGTGAACACGGTGATTCTGAATTTGCTGACATCGACGAAGCTTCCGTTGGTAACGTACCGTTATTGAAGTACGCTGCTGATCGTGGCGTTTCTAAAGACACCCTCTTAGAATTAGAAGATGACACTAGAAACAAGGCTTACCAAATCATCAACAAGAAGGGGGCTACTTTCTATGGCGTGGGAACTGCTTTAATGCGGATTTCACGGGCCATCCTTCGCAACGAAAATGCTGTCTTACCCGTTGGTGCTCCAATGGATGGTCAATACGGTTTGAACGACATTTACATTGGCACACCAGCTGTGGTTAATGCCCACGGAATCGCTGACGTGCTTGAAGTTCAACTTAGTGAAGAAGAACAAACTAAGATGGCTGCTTCCGCTAAGACTTTGAAAGAAACGGCCGAAAAAGGAATGCAAGAAACTGGTTTAGCTTAA
- a CDS encoding CtsR family transcriptional regulator, with translation MTHHSMSDTIEEYLKQLLLSADTPEVEIRRSDIADHFDVVPSQINYVIKTRFTLRDGYVVQSKRGGGGYIRIEQIDLASDAEVFDQLVTSIGTQITQKAEEDILTTLYHNGMLSAREVNMISSILTHEAIAITDAETEGKVRANVLKALLSRLRYEC, from the coding sequence ATGACACATCACAGCATGTCAGATACAATCGAAGAATATTTAAAACAATTGTTGCTTAGTGCGGACACGCCGGAAGTGGAAATTCGTCGTTCAGACATTGCGGACCACTTTGACGTCGTCCCCTCTCAGATTAATTATGTGATTAAAACTCGATTTACCCTGCGCGACGGTTACGTGGTCCAGAGCAAGCGGGGCGGGGGTGGTTACATCCGCATCGAACAAATTGATTTGGCCAGTGATGCTGAAGTGTTTGACCAGTTGGTGACCTCCATCGGCACCCAGATTACCCAAAAAGCCGAAGAAGACATTCTAACCACCCTCTATCATAATGGGATGCTTTCCGCCCGCGAAGTTAACATGATTTCTTCCATCTTAACTCATGAAGCAATTGCCATTACTGATGCTGAAACCGAAGGAAAAGTACGAGCAAACGTCCTGAAGGCTCTGTTGAGTCGTTTACGGTACGAATGCTAA
- a CDS encoding ATP-dependent Clp protease ATP-binding subunit: MADSLTPSAKRVLNIAQDQARSFKHQAVGTEHLLLALTLEKTGIAYETLTQLSITDQDVFEEIEQRVGYGNLDAEATTYLSYSPKMRDIIALAARISQQYGSLKVGPEHLLLALTTDEKGVASRIMVGLGTTPEEVRKITIRKMGVPDQGVGAAREKQANESQTPTLDSLAKDLTKTARDEQLDPIIGRDQEIKRAIQVLSRRTKNNPVLIGEPGVGKTAIAEGLAQKIVQKAVPEDMLNKRIMMLDMGSLVAGTKYRGEFENRLKKVINEIQTSRNVILFVDELHTLIGAGGAEGAIDASNILKPALARGELQMMGATTLDEYQKHIESDAALERRFATIQVNEPSVTEAKEILRGLRPKYEEHHHVQITDAAIDAAVDLSHRYISDRFLPDKAIDLMDEAAAKVRIDELQGTSPVLKKQQELETARKEKDQAIEDQRFDDAVSIRAHEQELERELQQLQQQSDQQRQRENDNHQYELQEDAEDVARIVAEWTGVPVTKLQKADTDQLINLEAQLHKHVIGQDEAVSAVARAVRRARSGLKDPNRPIGSFLFLGPTGVGKTELAKQLAATMFGSSDDMIRVDMSEFMEKYSTSRLVGSAPGYVGYDEGGQLTEKVRNHPYSVVLLDEVEKAHPDVFNMLLQVLDDGFLTDSKGRKVDFRNTIIIMTSNLGATALQQQKTVGFETAQTRDRDREMKQVIDEQVKQFFRPEFLNRIDETVYFHSLTKPELHQIVRLLTRKLVSRVEEQGFELRLTPAAIDAVVTKGYQPEYGARPLRRAIQTLIEDPLSEDLLAGKFQKGDRITVGARKNEITITAKSPKLV; encoded by the coding sequence ATGGCAGATTCATTAACTCCCAGTGCAAAACGAGTGTTAAACATTGCACAAGACCAAGCGCGCAGCTTTAAGCACCAAGCGGTGGGAACCGAGCATCTTTTGTTGGCGCTAACGCTGGAAAAAACTGGGATTGCTTACGAAACCCTGACGCAACTCTCAATCACAGATCAAGACGTTTTTGAGGAAATCGAACAACGAGTTGGCTACGGAAACTTAGATGCTGAAGCTACAACCTACCTGAGTTACTCACCTAAAATGAGAGACATCATCGCTCTGGCTGCTCGAATCTCCCAACAATACGGGAGCTTAAAGGTTGGACCAGAGCACCTATTGTTGGCCCTGACGACCGATGAAAAGGGAGTGGCCTCCCGAATTATGGTGGGGCTTGGCACTACTCCTGAAGAAGTTCGTAAGATTACGATCCGTAAGATGGGGGTTCCGGACCAAGGCGTCGGAGCAGCTCGCGAAAAGCAAGCTAACGAAAGCCAAACTCCGACGCTAGATTCTCTAGCTAAGGACCTGACCAAGACCGCCCGAGATGAGCAACTCGATCCAATTATTGGTAGAGATCAAGAAATCAAGCGGGCCATTCAGGTGTTGAGCAGAAGAACCAAGAACAATCCCGTTTTAATCGGGGAACCAGGAGTTGGAAAGACCGCGATTGCGGAAGGTCTAGCACAAAAGATCGTGCAAAAGGCCGTCCCGGAGGACATGTTGAACAAACGGATTATGATGCTCGACATGGGCTCCTTAGTGGCGGGAACCAAGTACCGGGGTGAATTTGAAAACCGGTTAAAGAAGGTGATTAACGAAATCCAGACGAGTAGGAACGTGATTCTATTTGTCGACGAACTCCATACCCTGATTGGAGCTGGAGGCGCCGAAGGAGCCATTGATGCGTCTAACATTTTGAAGCCGGCCTTAGCTCGGGGCGAACTTCAGATGATGGGAGCAACGACCCTCGATGAATACCAAAAACACATTGAGTCTGATGCGGCATTGGAACGGCGGTTTGCCACGATTCAGGTGAACGAACCATCCGTTACTGAAGCCAAGGAAATTCTTCGAGGCTTACGGCCGAAGTATGAAGAACACCACCACGTTCAGATTACTGATGCTGCGATTGATGCGGCCGTTGATTTATCCCACCGCTACATTAGTGACCGCTTCTTGCCGGACAAAGCCATTGATTTAATGGATGAAGCCGCTGCTAAGGTGCGGATTGATGAACTACAAGGAACGAGTCCGGTGCTGAAAAAACAGCAAGAATTAGAAACGGCACGCAAAGAAAAGGATCAGGCAATTGAGGACCAACGTTTTGACGATGCGGTTTCGATTCGGGCTCACGAACAAGAACTGGAACGAGAGCTCCAACAGTTGCAGCAGCAAAGTGATCAACAACGCCAACGCGAAAACGATAATCATCAGTATGAACTACAAGAGGACGCCGAAGACGTGGCTCGGATTGTAGCTGAATGGACTGGGGTTCCGGTTACTAAGCTCCAAAAAGCCGATACGGATCAGTTGATTAATCTAGAAGCTCAACTGCACAAACACGTGATTGGACAAGACGAAGCCGTTTCGGCCGTGGCTAGAGCGGTTCGGCGGGCCCGGAGTGGTTTGAAGGATCCGAACCGGCCGATTGGCTCGTTCCTCTTCTTAGGTCCGACGGGAGTTGGAAAGACCGAGCTAGCCAAGCAGTTGGCGGCTACGATGTTTGGTTCGTCCGATGACATGATTCGAGTGGATATGAGTGAATTCATGGAGAAGTACTCTACTAGTCGGTTAGTGGGATCTGCTCCTGGTTACGTTGGTTACGACGAGGGCGGCCAGCTGACTGAAAAGGTTCGCAATCATCCATACTCCGTTGTTTTGCTGGATGAAGTAGAAAAGGCACATCCGGACGTCTTTAACATGTTGCTGCAAGTTCTTGATGACGGCTTCTTAACTGATTCAAAGGGACGGAAGGTTGATTTTCGGAATACGATTATCATTATGACCTCCAACTTAGGAGCTACTGCCTTACAGCAACAAAAGACGGTAGGATTTGAAACCGCCCAAACCCGGGATCGGGATCGAGAAATGAAACAGGTCATTGACGAACAGGTTAAGCAGTTCTTCCGGCCGGAATTTTTGAACCGGATTGACGAGACCGTTTACTTCCATTCTCTGACGAAACCAGAATTACACCAGATTGTGAGGTTACTGACGCGCAAGCTGGTGAGTCGGGTAGAAGAGCAAGGCTTTGAACTCCGCTTGACCCCGGCAGCCATCGATGCGGTGGTGACTAAGGGTTATCAGCCAGAGTACGGAGCGCGGCCGTTACGTCGGGCTATCCAAACTCTAATTGAAGATCCGTTGAGTGAAGATTTGTTGGCCGGTAAATTTCAAAAGGGCGATCGCATTACGGTGGGAGCCCGGAAAAACGAAATTACGATTACCGCTAAGTCCCCCAAATTAGTTTAA